The following proteins come from a genomic window of Venturia canescens isolate UGA chromosome 4, ASM1945775v1, whole genome shotgun sequence:
- the LOC122409239 gene encoding kinectin-like isoform X7 — protein sequence MDLHTSLVYVAVVVVSAFVIFLVSVYGIKEKSYEEAIAEQRKLPDDHLLMGKKEKGKDKKHKNKTGKKAKEKKEDKEEKEEKTEHAAAVHFDETPTVLPPEPTFMRETASVQQAVQSEPIINKSPKETPSKTKKNVKEPVKKKEESKDEKKEAVVASASAPQQQQQQQVVKELAKELKEVVKETITVTASSTPAPVNTTAPAVSKETKDAVQPSNKETKKGKKKNDILAQIGGDRDGINVSLLMPLVQKAELSRSEIQILIDQLLNKQQDNPSEHSEWTEGRTDPVIKLKKQLAEKEKALSEEHEASATFQNKLKELRAEFNAERSRFTSQVKQLEEALNVKITEAQTLHTRMQHILESHAAEKQGFARQIEQLQAKVNEDAAIIHKMQEEQGQTQGQMQQELIAQRKQLEVQFGQMRENENALKGQLAQKHIEIQELQTVNINVTQELQATCESSTAEIEMLRQQLGMMDDQLVHSEAQLQDVARQLEESHRAHADFDHRLKGAHRHEQELQKQVHSLQAELKMAKTEASESSGLKNELNKAQAELMKIRSDLSSSRNEVKSEAAEITTLRAAINEKDEQLKYYQSESTKMANALQDERGEVARLRTELVTAQEDLRKQRSEIENLVQQLTKATGKVTKLELELTNATANQVTKTENEALQNGDGKISDVQLQITRLQEENDRISAQLGRFVELQKELKQLREENESLASQLAASTERPAAEGRENGVEDKLLEHTNLLEQKENQLGALKIELANKESELVKLRALVESLETQVNKQNSVTKTLEEDLEAQRSKNNELRTKNWKVMEALSAAESRAKNNTGKSIDESVEKIRTDQQEWTKSLLQRIFPEIQVSEKSNERWLEAFETQVDVVLTELRTRRDSDETGDLEKRNENLRGMVSQYRQIIDETESMLMKLQSHMEAEESKWVSQLMQKENEVSSLRIELRELQKNLVVNEKLASPESHATVDSLVYDSDGVEFAFSCIEKSLPTITRQLQQKITELEARLTEEENLRAESKAEILALKQVHKNSATNSSHEKMCETEIRGGSGNSDQTIINGPATSDSTKSEPTRATDTLIAALEKTLLKNADYENSSVSDNTASFEQSQRENDDSSLTSEINSNHCHTAEHETQASRNPLNGQHQKKHKKKRKGGSGKK from the exons AGAGAAACGGCGAGTGTGCAGCAGGCTGTCCAATCGGAGCCGATAATAAACAAGTCGCCGAAGGAAACTCCAtcgaagacgaagaagaatgTTAAGGAGCCTGTTAAAAAGAAGGAAGAATCAAAGGACGAAAAGAAAGAAGCGGTCGTGGCGAGTGCGAGCGCCCcccaacaacagcaacagcaacaagtCGTGAAGGAACTTGCGAAAGAACTGAAAGAAGTtgtcaaagaaacgattacgGTTACCGCCAGTTCAACACCTGCTCCCGTCAACACCACTGCTCCTGCTGTGAGCAAGGAAACGAAAGATGCTGTTCAACCCTCAAACAAAGAAACGAAGAAGGGCAAGAAGAAAAACGACATTTTGGCGCAAATCGGTGGAGATCGCGATGGTATAAACGTTTCATTGCTGATGCCACTTGTACAAAAAGCTGAGCTCAGTCGTtccgaaattcaaattttgatcGACCAACTGTTGAACAAACAGCAAGATAACCCTTCGGAACATTCCGAATGGACTGAGGGTCGCACCGATCCAGTTATCAAGCTGAAAAAACAATTGgctgagaaagaaaaagcccTGAGCGAGGAACACGAAGCGAGCGCTACTTTCCAAAACAAATTGAAAGAACTTCGCGCCGAATTTAACGCAGAGAGATCCCGATTCACCAGCCAGGTTAAACAGCTCGAAGAAGCGTTGAACGTTAAAATCACCGAAGCTCAAACTCTTCACACTCGCATGCAACACATTTTGGAATCTCACGCCGCGGAGAAACAAGGATTCGCTCGACAAATCGAACAGCTCCAGGCTAAGGTCAACGAAGACGCTGCTATCATTCACAAAATGCAGGAAGAACAAGGCCAGACTCAGGGCCAGATGCAACAGGAACTCATTGCCCAAAGAAAACAGCTCGAAGTACAGTTTGGACAAATGCGAGAAAACGAAAACGCTCTCAAGGGACAATTGGCTCAGAAACACATTGAGATTCAGGAACTTCAGACCGTTAATATCAACGTGACTCAAGAATTGCAGGCTACTTGTGAAAGTAGCACTGCTGAAATCGAAATGTTGCGACAACAGTTGGGCATGATGGACGATCAACTTGTACACTCCGAGGCACAACTCCAGGACGTTGCTAGACAACTCGAG GAATCTCATCGTGCTCATGCTGATTTCGACCACAGGCTAAAAGGAGCTCATCGCCACGAGCAGGAATTACAGAAGCAAGTGCACTCGCTTCAGGCTGAGTTGAAAATGGCGAAAACCGAAGCGAGCGAAAGCTcaggattgaaaaatgaattgaataaagCACAGGCggaattgatgaaaataagaaGCGACTTGTCGTCGTCCAGGAACGAGGTTAAATCCGAAGCAGCTGAAATAACGACACTGCGAGCTGCCATCAACGAAAAAGACGAACAACTCAAGTACTATCAATCGGAAAGTACGAAGATGGCGAACGCGCTTCAAGATGAACGAGGCGAAGTTGCTCGTTTAAGAACGGAGCTCGTTACCGCTCAGGAAGATCTTAGAAAACAAAGAAGCGAGATCGAGAATCTTGTTCAACAATTGACCAAAGCTACTGGCAAAGTCACTAAACTCGAACTCGAATTAACAAACGCTACTGCGAACCAGGTCACAAAGACTGAGAACGAAGCCCTGCAAAATGGGGATGGTAAAATCTCCGATGTTCAGCTGCAGATAACTAGGCTGCAGGAAGAAAACGATAGAATCTCAGCACAG CTCGGCAGGTTTGTGGAACTCCAAAAAGAATTGAAACAATTGCGCGAGGAAAACGAATCGCTTGCTTCGCAATTGGCAGCCAGTACCGAGCGTCCAGCAGCGGAGGGTCGTGAAAACGGTGTCGAGGACAAATTGCTGGAGCACACGAATTT GTTGGAGCAAAAAGAGAACCAACTCGGTGCCTTGAAGATCGAATTGGCTAACAAGGAATCGGAGCTCGTTAAACTACGCGCCCTGGTTGAAAGTCTCGAGACCCAAGTGAACAAACAAAACAGTGTGACGAAAACTTTAGAAGAAGATCTTGAAGCACAGCGTTCCAAGAACAAC GAGTTGCGTACTAAGAACTGGAAAGTGATGGAAGCGCTTTCGGCTGCAGAATCGCGAGCTAAAAACAATACCGGAAAAAGCATTGAC gaGAGTGTAGAAAAGATCAGAACCGATCAACAGGAATGGACGAAATCTCTGTTACAAAGGATATTCCCTGAAATACAAGTGTCAGAGAAATCGAATGAGCGCTGGCTCGAAGCCTTCGAAACTCAGGTCGATGTCGTATTGACAGAGTTGAGAACACGTCGAGATTCGGATGAAACGGGCGACCTTGAGAAGCGGAATGAGAATCTTCGGGGCATGGTTTCGCAATACAGACAAATAATCGACGAAACG GAAAGTATGTTGATGAAACTCCAGAGTCACATGGAGGCGGAGGAATCGAAATGGGTATCTCAATTGATGCAAAAAGAAAACGAGGTGTCGAGTCTTAGGATAGAATTGAGAGAACTTCAGAAAAATTTGGTAGTCAACGAAAAG TTGGCGAGCCCTGAATCTCACGCAACTGTTGACTCCCTCGTGTATGACAGTGACGGAGTTGAGTTTGCATTTAGCTGTATCGAGAAATCACTGCCTACGATCACACGACAG TTGCAACAAAAAATAACGGAGCTCGAAGCCCGATTGACGGAGGAGGAAAATCTGCGGGCAGAATCGAAGGCTGAAATATTGGCACTCAAACAAGTACACAAGAATTCGGCCACGAACTCGAGTCACGAAAAAATGTGCGAG ACTGAAATTCGAGGAGGCAGCGGTAACTCTGATCAGACGATCATAAACGGCCCAGCTACTTCCGATTCTACAAAATCCGAG CCAACGAGAGCAACAGATACTCTGATAGCTGCATTAGAAAAAACTCTGCTAAAGAACGCAGATTACGAAAACAGTTCGGTAAGCGACAACACCGCGAGTTTCGAACAGTCACAGCGAGAAAACGACGACAGCTCCTTAACCTCAGAAATAAATTCTAATCACTGTCACACGGCAGAACACGAGACTCAGGCTAGTCGGAACCCCTTGAACGGCCAACATCAGAAAAAGCacaagaaaaagaggaag
- the LOC122409239 gene encoding kinectin-like isoform X4 encodes MDLHTSLVYVAVVVVSAFVIFLVSVYGIKEKSYEEAIAEQRKLPDDHLLMGKKEKGKDKKHKNKTGKKAKEKKEDKEEKEEKTEHAAAVHFDETPTVLPPEPTFMLFRQRETASVQQAVQSEPIINKSPKETPSKTKKNVKEPVKKKEESKDEKKEAVVASASAPQQQQQQQVVKELAKELKEVVKETITVTASSTPAPVNTTAPAVSKETKDAVQPSNKETKKGKKKNDILAQIGGDRDGINVSLLMPLVQKAELSRSEIQILIDQLLNKQQDNPSEHSEWTEGRTDPVIKLKKQLAEKEKALSEEHEASATFQNKLKELRAEFNAERSRFTSQVKQLEEALNVKITEAQTLHTRMQHILESHAAEKQGFARQIEQLQAKVNEDAAIIHKMQEEQGQTQGQMQQELIAQRKQLEVQFGQMRENENALKGQLAQKHIEIQELQTVNINVTQELQATCESSTAEIEMLRQQLGMMDDQLVHSEAQLQDVARQLEESHRAHADFDHRLKGAHRHEQELQKQVHSLQAELKMAKTEASESSGLKNELNKAQAELMKIRSDLSSSRNEVKSEAAEITTLRAAINEKDEQLKYYQSESTKMANALQDERGEVARLRTELVTAQEDLRKQRSEIENLVQQLTKATGKVTKLELELTNATANQVTKTENEALQNGDGKISDVQLQITRLQEENDRISAQLGRFVELQKELKQLREENESLASQLAASTERPAAEGRENGVEDKLLEHTNLLEQKENQLGALKIELANKESELVKLRALVESLETQVNKQNSVTKTLEEDLEAQRSKNNELRTKNWKVMEALSAAESRAKNNTGKSIDESVEKIRTDQQEWTKSLLQRIFPEIQVSEKSNERWLEAFETQVDVVLTELRTRRDSDETGDLEKRNENLRGMVSQYRQIIDETESMLMKLQSHMEAEESKWVSQLMQKENEVSSLRIELRELQKNLVVNEKLASPESHATVDSLVYDSDGVEFAFSCIEKSLPTITRQLQQKITELEARLTEEENLRAESKAEILALKQVHKNSATNSSHEKMCETEIRGGSGNSDQTIINGPATSDSTKSEPTRATDTLIAALEKTLLKNADYENSSVSDNTASFEQSQRENDDSSLTSEINSNHCHTAEHETQASRNPLNGQHQKKHKKKRKGGSGKK; translated from the exons ttaTTTCGACAGAGAGAAACGGCGAGTGTGCAGCAGGCTGTCCAATCGGAGCCGATAATAAACAAGTCGCCGAAGGAAACTCCAtcgaagacgaagaagaatgTTAAGGAGCCTGTTAAAAAGAAGGAAGAATCAAAGGACGAAAAGAAAGAAGCGGTCGTGGCGAGTGCGAGCGCCCcccaacaacagcaacagcaacaagtCGTGAAGGAACTTGCGAAAGAACTGAAAGAAGTtgtcaaagaaacgattacgGTTACCGCCAGTTCAACACCTGCTCCCGTCAACACCACTGCTCCTGCTGTGAGCAAGGAAACGAAAGATGCTGTTCAACCCTCAAACAAAGAAACGAAGAAGGGCAAGAAGAAAAACGACATTTTGGCGCAAATCGGTGGAGATCGCGATGGTATAAACGTTTCATTGCTGATGCCACTTGTACAAAAAGCTGAGCTCAGTCGTtccgaaattcaaattttgatcGACCAACTGTTGAACAAACAGCAAGATAACCCTTCGGAACATTCCGAATGGACTGAGGGTCGCACCGATCCAGTTATCAAGCTGAAAAAACAATTGgctgagaaagaaaaagcccTGAGCGAGGAACACGAAGCGAGCGCTACTTTCCAAAACAAATTGAAAGAACTTCGCGCCGAATTTAACGCAGAGAGATCCCGATTCACCAGCCAGGTTAAACAGCTCGAAGAAGCGTTGAACGTTAAAATCACCGAAGCTCAAACTCTTCACACTCGCATGCAACACATTTTGGAATCTCACGCCGCGGAGAAACAAGGATTCGCTCGACAAATCGAACAGCTCCAGGCTAAGGTCAACGAAGACGCTGCTATCATTCACAAAATGCAGGAAGAACAAGGCCAGACTCAGGGCCAGATGCAACAGGAACTCATTGCCCAAAGAAAACAGCTCGAAGTACAGTTTGGACAAATGCGAGAAAACGAAAACGCTCTCAAGGGACAATTGGCTCAGAAACACATTGAGATTCAGGAACTTCAGACCGTTAATATCAACGTGACTCAAGAATTGCAGGCTACTTGTGAAAGTAGCACTGCTGAAATCGAAATGTTGCGACAACAGTTGGGCATGATGGACGATCAACTTGTACACTCCGAGGCACAACTCCAGGACGTTGCTAGACAACTCGAG GAATCTCATCGTGCTCATGCTGATTTCGACCACAGGCTAAAAGGAGCTCATCGCCACGAGCAGGAATTACAGAAGCAAGTGCACTCGCTTCAGGCTGAGTTGAAAATGGCGAAAACCGAAGCGAGCGAAAGCTcaggattgaaaaatgaattgaataaagCACAGGCggaattgatgaaaataagaaGCGACTTGTCGTCGTCCAGGAACGAGGTTAAATCCGAAGCAGCTGAAATAACGACACTGCGAGCTGCCATCAACGAAAAAGACGAACAACTCAAGTACTATCAATCGGAAAGTACGAAGATGGCGAACGCGCTTCAAGATGAACGAGGCGAAGTTGCTCGTTTAAGAACGGAGCTCGTTACCGCTCAGGAAGATCTTAGAAAACAAAGAAGCGAGATCGAGAATCTTGTTCAACAATTGACCAAAGCTACTGGCAAAGTCACTAAACTCGAACTCGAATTAACAAACGCTACTGCGAACCAGGTCACAAAGACTGAGAACGAAGCCCTGCAAAATGGGGATGGTAAAATCTCCGATGTTCAGCTGCAGATAACTAGGCTGCAGGAAGAAAACGATAGAATCTCAGCACAG CTCGGCAGGTTTGTGGAACTCCAAAAAGAATTGAAACAATTGCGCGAGGAAAACGAATCGCTTGCTTCGCAATTGGCAGCCAGTACCGAGCGTCCAGCAGCGGAGGGTCGTGAAAACGGTGTCGAGGACAAATTGCTGGAGCACACGAATTT GTTGGAGCAAAAAGAGAACCAACTCGGTGCCTTGAAGATCGAATTGGCTAACAAGGAATCGGAGCTCGTTAAACTACGCGCCCTGGTTGAAAGTCTCGAGACCCAAGTGAACAAACAAAACAGTGTGACGAAAACTTTAGAAGAAGATCTTGAAGCACAGCGTTCCAAGAACAAC GAGTTGCGTACTAAGAACTGGAAAGTGATGGAAGCGCTTTCGGCTGCAGAATCGCGAGCTAAAAACAATACCGGAAAAAGCATTGAC gaGAGTGTAGAAAAGATCAGAACCGATCAACAGGAATGGACGAAATCTCTGTTACAAAGGATATTCCCTGAAATACAAGTGTCAGAGAAATCGAATGAGCGCTGGCTCGAAGCCTTCGAAACTCAGGTCGATGTCGTATTGACAGAGTTGAGAACACGTCGAGATTCGGATGAAACGGGCGACCTTGAGAAGCGGAATGAGAATCTTCGGGGCATGGTTTCGCAATACAGACAAATAATCGACGAAACG GAAAGTATGTTGATGAAACTCCAGAGTCACATGGAGGCGGAGGAATCGAAATGGGTATCTCAATTGATGCAAAAAGAAAACGAGGTGTCGAGTCTTAGGATAGAATTGAGAGAACTTCAGAAAAATTTGGTAGTCAACGAAAAG TTGGCGAGCCCTGAATCTCACGCAACTGTTGACTCCCTCGTGTATGACAGTGACGGAGTTGAGTTTGCATTTAGCTGTATCGAGAAATCACTGCCTACGATCACACGACAG TTGCAACAAAAAATAACGGAGCTCGAAGCCCGATTGACGGAGGAGGAAAATCTGCGGGCAGAATCGAAGGCTGAAATATTGGCACTCAAACAAGTACACAAGAATTCGGCCACGAACTCGAGTCACGAAAAAATGTGCGAG ACTGAAATTCGAGGAGGCAGCGGTAACTCTGATCAGACGATCATAAACGGCCCAGCTACTTCCGATTCTACAAAATCCGAG CCAACGAGAGCAACAGATACTCTGATAGCTGCATTAGAAAAAACTCTGCTAAAGAACGCAGATTACGAAAACAGTTCGGTAAGCGACAACACCGCGAGTTTCGAACAGTCACAGCGAGAAAACGACGACAGCTCCTTAACCTCAGAAATAAATTCTAATCACTGTCACACGGCAGAACACGAGACTCAGGCTAGTCGGAACCCCTTGAACGGCCAACATCAGAAAAAGCacaagaaaaagaggaag